Proteins encoded together in one Psychrobacter sp. 28M-43 window:
- a CDS encoding lytic murein transglycosylase translates to MRLTPFSTLSLLSVAVGISLATTAQAAQPPAPDLSNSEFQQCLDNLKNSSKFSGVDGYTFNNYRPSQPDPSVIQSLNYQPEFQKDVWDYLSALVDKERVEDGIRAKRQWGSTLRQIESRYGVKAEHVLGVWGVESNFGQTLGKKPLFESLATLSCFDRRQSYFQGEYANALKIVQNGDIAPNDMTGSWAGAFGQTQFMPSTFLELAVDFDGDGRRDLVNSVPDALASTANFLDNRGYRTGEPWGYEVKLPDGFWAASNRKDKKSISHWRDQGLTLANGSPLPYDLSSAGLLLPAGMEGPAFLVGKNFDTFYSYNASENYALAIAHLSDLITREDSSKTDFITAWPTDDPGISRQQAKDIQQALLNAGYDIGGVDGIIGDNTRTAIQQYQTSRGIFPADGRAGQKFYRAIVGNAAPSQTQYGQPANSKPLNPAPADRMGQLIQQQTTAPSSYSSQPSVSSSTSGNTRYRRVTDADGTIKLVRIDQGS, encoded by the coding sequence CAGCCTTGCTACCACTGCTCAAGCCGCGCAGCCGCCAGCACCTGACTTATCCAATAGTGAGTTTCAGCAGTGCTTAGACAATCTAAAAAACTCTAGCAAATTCAGCGGTGTTGATGGTTATACCTTTAATAACTATCGCCCAAGCCAGCCTGATCCTAGTGTCATTCAGTCACTGAATTATCAACCAGAGTTTCAAAAAGACGTCTGGGACTACTTGTCAGCATTGGTAGACAAAGAGCGTGTCGAGGATGGTATCCGAGCCAAGCGTCAATGGGGCTCTACACTACGTCAAATTGAGTCGCGTTATGGCGTAAAAGCTGAACACGTGCTCGGTGTCTGGGGCGTAGAGTCTAACTTTGGTCAGACGTTAGGTAAAAAACCATTATTTGAGTCTTTGGCGACCTTATCTTGTTTTGATCGTCGTCAGAGCTATTTCCAAGGTGAGTACGCCAATGCGCTAAAAATCGTGCAAAACGGTGATATCGCACCAAATGATATGACAGGGTCATGGGCAGGTGCTTTTGGACAGACGCAGTTTATGCCGAGTACTTTCTTAGAATTGGCAGTAGATTTCGATGGAGATGGGCGTCGTGATTTGGTCAATAGCGTCCCTGACGCACTCGCTTCTACGGCAAACTTCTTGGACAATCGCGGCTATCGTACTGGCGAGCCTTGGGGCTATGAAGTCAAACTACCTGATGGATTTTGGGCCGCATCTAATCGTAAAGATAAAAAATCGATAAGCCACTGGCGCGACCAAGGTCTAACGTTGGCTAATGGCAGTCCGCTACCGTATGACTTGAGCAGTGCAGGCTTATTATTACCCGCTGGTATGGAAGGCCCTGCTTTCTTGGTCGGTAAAAACTTCGACACTTTCTACTCTTATAACGCATCAGAAAACTACGCGCTGGCTATCGCACACTTATCAGATCTAATCACTCGCGAAGACAGCAGCAAAACAGACTTTATCACTGCGTGGCCGACCGACGATCCTGGTATCAGCCGCCAGCAGGCCAAAGACATTCAGCAAGCGTTGCTAAACGCAGGTTATGACATTGGCGGTGTAGATGGCATCATCGGAGATAATACTCGTACCGCTATCCAGCAATACCAGACTAGTCGCGGTATTTTCCCAGCTGACGGACGCGCAGGTCAAAAATTCTATCGCGCTATCGTTGGCAATGCAGCACCGAGTCAAACTCAATACGGCCAGCCTGCAAACAGCAAACCTCTGAATCCTGCACCTGCCGATCGTATGGGACAATTAATTCAGCAGCAAACGACTGCTCCTAGTAGCTACTCATCTCAACCATCAGTGAGCTCATCAACTTCTGGCAATACACGTTATCGCCGCGTTACTGACGCCGATGGCACTATCAAACTTGTTCGTATAGACCAAGGTTCATAG
- a CDS encoding DUF4062 domain-containing protein has product MPNRRYHIHIICADNDQLLVLDSLAIFFQARAFLTYDVSSKLSKASFYGRQCIDSCDYAVMIVGDSYGTVQKNGVSQMHLSYLNAKAKLKPLIVLVKNHSSDAVISRQLQEFIKLVTKQDNQLHYYDTEEDIEPLLVQAHYNAVANNKMIGGWVRAHDEENATSKKIVYEKTVDILPSTTEVEKNSSDDEDFIADKVSEPIELTEFFEIQYSAQAYEGGNLTDVTRSLTLSWHEILMTLMRIPSTFSSYGLKNAINRLITAKAEVDIKKDMPNVHAVSRCQISQADINNLQRKLVGANWIQLMTYGTRVSQELWKLTFYAKNLL; this is encoded by the coding sequence GTGCCGAATCGTCGCTATCATATTCATATTATATGCGCTGACAATGACCAGTTGTTGGTTCTAGACAGCTTAGCGATATTTTTTCAGGCACGCGCATTTCTGACCTATGATGTTTCTAGTAAATTATCTAAAGCCTCTTTTTATGGGCGCCAGTGTATTGACTCTTGTGATTACGCAGTCATGATCGTTGGCGACAGCTACGGGACTGTGCAAAAAAACGGCGTTAGCCAGATGCATTTGAGTTATCTAAATGCCAAAGCGAAGCTTAAGCCGCTAATTGTGCTGGTTAAAAACCACTCTTCAGACGCTGTCATCAGCCGACAACTCCAAGAGTTCATTAAGTTAGTCACCAAGCAAGATAATCAACTACATTACTATGATACGGAAGAAGATATTGAGCCATTACTGGTACAGGCTCATTATAATGCAGTCGCCAATAATAAAATGATAGGTGGCTGGGTCAGAGCGCATGACGAAGAGAATGCGACTAGTAAAAAGATTGTGTATGAGAAGACCGTCGATATATTACCTAGTACTACCGAGGTAGAGAAAAACAGTTCTGATGACGAAGACTTTATAGCGGATAAGGTTAGTGAGCCAATTGAGTTAACGGAGTTTTTTGAGATTCAATATAGTGCTCAAGCTTATGAGGGCGGCAATCTAACGGACGTGACCAGATCACTCACACTCTCTTGGCACGAGATACTCATGACCCTCATGAGAATACCGTCTACTTTTTCGAGTTATGGCTTGAAAAATGCCATTAATCGTTTGATTACCGCTAAAGCGGAAGTAGACATCAAAAAAGATATGCCAAACGTTCATGCTGTTTCACGCTGCCAAATCTCTCAAGCTGATATCAATAATTTGCAACGTAAGCTAGTCGGTGCAAACTGGATACAACTGATGACATATGGTACGCGGGTCTCACAGGAGCTTTGGAAACTTACCTTCTACGCAAAAAACCTACTGTAA
- the murI gene encoding glutamate racemase: protein MDLVDVNKHAGNTIVSDKNRSAPIGVFDSGVGGLSVYLHLAQQLPTERYVYYADTLNVPYGNRDSEDIEMLTLKAVEWLHKQGCKLIVIACNSASAYALDTARRCYPHIPIVGLVPALKPAVLASKSGHVAVLATKATLNGTLLNDVIVNFAKPNNTVVTKYFDPQLVPWVEAGMSEQDETAERLRQQVRVFANEGVDQLVLGCTHYPFFKTFLLDEIAQQQLSIQVIDSGQAIAERVRQLLIANNLSASLMSAKQENLSQKTSNKNTITRLPLTFHATKYSDRLCALVERLLGTEMALQYYSH, encoded by the coding sequence ATGGATCTAGTAGATGTCAATAAACATGCTGGTAATACAATTGTAAGCGATAAAAATCGTAGTGCGCCCATTGGCGTGTTTGATTCTGGTGTTGGCGGTTTGTCTGTTTATTTGCATTTAGCACAGCAGCTGCCTACTGAGCGTTATGTATATTACGCTGATACGCTGAACGTACCTTATGGTAATCGCGACAGCGAAGATATTGAAATGCTAACACTAAAAGCCGTAGAGTGGTTACATAAGCAAGGCTGTAAGCTAATAGTTATTGCTTGCAACAGTGCTTCAGCATATGCGCTAGATACCGCCCGACGCTGCTATCCACATATACCTATTGTGGGTCTTGTCCCTGCATTAAAGCCTGCGGTATTGGCGAGTAAGAGCGGTCATGTAGCGGTGCTAGCAACCAAAGCGACGTTGAATGGCACCTTATTAAATGATGTTATTGTCAATTTTGCTAAACCTAATAACACAGTAGTCACTAAGTATTTTGATCCGCAACTGGTACCTTGGGTAGAAGCAGGTATGTCAGAACAAGACGAGACCGCTGAAAGATTACGTCAACAGGTACGAGTATTTGCTAATGAAGGTGTTGATCAGTTAGTGTTAGGATGTACGCATTATCCATTTTTTAAGACATTCTTGTTAGATGAGATTGCACAGCAGCAGCTATCCATACAAGTCATTGATTCTGGTCAAGCGATTGCTGAACGAGTTAGACAGCTATTGATTGCAAACAACTTGTCTGCATCATTGATGAGTGCAAAACAAGAAAATCTGTCACAAAAAACCAGTAATAAAAATACCATTACTAGACTACCATTAACTTTTCACGCCACTAAATATAGTGATAGACTATGCGCTTTAGTTGAGCGCTTACTCGGTACAGAAATGGCATTGCAATACTACTCTCATTAG
- a CDS encoding DUF1285 domain-containing protein yields MNNDNNSTENSTEDSNERIAEAPISKTSSLDSLDNLDALSQYIKSAKGTREGRAIPPLEKWHPEDIADMDLTIKANGEWWHEGGQMTRESLVSLFATILWKEESNGTTEYFLKTPVQKIRIQVEDAPLLINDVGIVYEDDMSWLEFTTTTGDVVRLDDEHSIVLKAYNSNKSDSNDSDFSESDFNNSDFSESDQANQVSTADDVADSQELASTEQVRPYMMVRNGLTALIGRNTFYHLTEIGALSEDNGKTILTLQSGGQSYSLSMPTD; encoded by the coding sequence ATGAATAACGATAATAACAGCACTGAAAACAGCACTGAAGACAGCAATGAAAGAATAGCGGAAGCCCCGATCAGTAAGACTTCTAGCCTAGATAGCTTAGATAATTTAGATGCATTAAGCCAGTATATTAAGTCTGCTAAAGGGACTCGCGAAGGGCGTGCGATACCACCGCTTGAAAAATGGCATCCTGAAGATATTGCTGATATGGATTTGACTATCAAAGCAAACGGAGAGTGGTGGCATGAAGGCGGACAAATGACCCGTGAGTCACTGGTCAGCTTGTTTGCCACGATACTATGGAAAGAAGAGAGTAATGGCACTACTGAGTACTTTTTGAAGACCCCTGTACAGAAAATCCGTATCCAAGTTGAAGATGCACCACTTCTGATCAATGATGTCGGTATTGTCTATGAAGATGATATGAGTTGGTTAGAGTTTACAACGACGACAGGGGATGTGGTTCGCTTAGACGATGAGCATTCGATTGTATTAAAGGCGTATAATTCTAATAAGAGCGATTCTAATGACAGCGACTTTAGTGAAAGCGACTTTAATAACAGTGACTTTAGTGAAAGCGATCAAGCGAATCAAGTGAGTACCGCTGACGATGTTGCAGATTCTCAGGAATTAGCGTCTACAGAACAGGTACGCCCATACATGATGGTTAGAAATGGCTTAACCGCACTTATCGGTCGCAATACTTTTTATCACCTGACTGAAATTGGAGCATTATCAGAAGACAATGGTAAGACGATATTGACGCTACAGAGTGGTGGCCAGTCTTATTCATTATCGATGCCTACTGATTAG
- a CDS encoding electron transfer flavoprotein-ubiquinone oxidoreductase, producing the protein MEFDVIIVGGGPAGLSAAIRLRQLAIEAGNDEFMVCVVEKGSEFGAHTLSGAVIEPRALNELIPDWKEKGAPLNVPATEDRFYYLNSATRSTKVPDSLIPGPMHNDGNYIVSLGNVVRWLAVQAEELEVMMFPGFPADDILYNDDGSVRGVLTGDMGVAANGEAKPSFEPGYELLAKYTIFAEGSRGHLGKRLISRFDLDKDSDPQHYGIGLKELWEVEPEKHEQGVVMHGLGWPLTETGSTGGWWLYFDENNQVSFGLVADLSYHNPYMSPFDEMQRLKTHPVIKNVLEGGKRISYGARALTKGGLNSLPKFTFPGGVLVGDDAGFLNPAKIKGTHTSMKSGMLAAEAIFEALQADRQHDEVVAYSTMYKESWLYQDNYESRNFSPAIHRMGLFMGGAFTFIEHNLLKGKMPFTLHDNIPDYDQLERANHAYQPTYLKPDGKLVFDKLSSVFISNTNHAEDQPTHLKLTDPTVPISINLPLYAEPARLYCPAGVYEVVKDAEGAKFVINAQNCVHCKTCDIKDPSQNITWVTPEGGGGPNYPNM; encoded by the coding sequence ATGGAGTTCGATGTCATCATCGTTGGTGGTGGACCTGCAGGTCTGTCTGCTGCCATACGTTTGCGCCAGCTCGCTATTGAAGCTGGTAATGATGAGTTTATGGTTTGTGTGGTCGAAAAAGGCTCTGAGTTTGGTGCCCATACGTTGTCTGGTGCAGTCATCGAGCCACGTGCTCTAAATGAGCTGATTCCTGACTGGAAAGAAAAAGGCGCACCGCTTAACGTGCCAGCGACAGAAGATCGTTTCTATTATTTAAACTCTGCCACACGCTCAACTAAAGTGCCTGACTCTTTGATTCCAGGTCCGATGCACAATGATGGCAACTATATTGTCTCGCTAGGTAATGTCGTTCGTTGGTTGGCCGTACAGGCAGAAGAGCTTGAAGTCATGATGTTCCCAGGCTTCCCTGCCGATGACATCTTATACAACGACGACGGTTCGGTCAGAGGTGTGTTAACGGGTGATATGGGTGTGGCCGCCAATGGTGAAGCCAAGCCGAGCTTTGAGCCTGGTTATGAGCTTCTTGCCAAATACACTATTTTTGCCGAAGGTAGCCGTGGGCATTTAGGCAAACGCTTAATCAGCCGTTTTGATCTAGATAAAGACTCTGATCCTCAGCATTATGGTATCGGTCTAAAAGAGCTATGGGAAGTTGAGCCTGAAAAGCATGAGCAAGGTGTTGTCATGCATGGTCTTGGCTGGCCATTGACTGAAACTGGCTCTACTGGCGGCTGGTGGTTATACTTTGATGAAAACAACCAGGTAAGCTTTGGTCTTGTGGCTGATTTGTCTTACCACAACCCATACATGTCTCCATTTGATGAAATGCAGCGCTTGAAAACGCACCCTGTTATTAAAAACGTTCTAGAAGGCGGTAAGCGCATTTCTTACGGCGCACGTGCGTTGACCAAAGGTGGTCTAAACTCATTACCGAAGTTCACCTTCCCAGGTGGCGTGTTGGTAGGTGATGACGCTGGTTTCTTAAACCCAGCAAAAATCAAAGGCACACATACCTCGATGAAGTCAGGCATGCTCGCAGCCGAAGCTATCTTTGAGGCACTGCAAGCTGACCGTCAGCATGATGAAGTGGTTGCTTATAGCACAATGTACAAAGAGTCATGGTTGTATCAAGATAACTATGAGTCGCGCAACTTCTCACCTGCTATTCACCGTATGGGTCTGTTCATGGGCGGTGCTTTCACCTTTATCGAGCACAATTTGTTAAAAGGTAAAATGCCATTTACTTTACATGATAATATCCCAGATTACGATCAGTTGGAGCGTGCTAATCATGCTTATCAACCAACTTATCTTAAGCCTGATGGTAAGTTGGTATTTGATAAATTGTCGTCAGTATTTATCTCTAATACTAACCATGCAGAAGATCAGCCAACGCATCTAAAACTTACTGATCCGACGGTACCTATTTCAATCAACTTACCGTTGTATGCTGAGCCTGCACGTTTATACTGCCCAGCCGGTGTGTATGAAGTGGTTAAAGACGCTGAAGGCGCTAAGTTTGTCATCAACGCGCAGAACTGCGTGCATTGTAAGACCTGTGATATCAAAGACCCTTCACAGAACATCACGTGGGTAACGCCAGAAGGTGGCGGTGGTCCTAACTACCCAAACATGTAA
- a CDS encoding alanine/glycine:cation symporter family protein, translated as MNEGIVGWFNNIVNYGVGIIWGNNDWLIASNPWYGLLMFLLIGAGLYFTVVTRFIQFRHFGHMWKLLRVSNQGRKDGGISSFEALMTSLAARVGTGNLAGVAIAIYLGGPGAVFWMWMTALVGMSTSFIESTLAQAYKVPHNDNVYRGGPAYYIEKGLGRRWLAVFFSLCLLVAFGLAFNGVQSNTIAQATNEAFGVPTWMTGLVLVVLVAPVVFGGLRSVARIAGKIVPVMAILYILLALFIIVTNFSQFPAAIALIVKSAFGFEQAAGGVIGYGIAQAMINGIKRGLFSNEAGMGSAPNAAATAKSHPDHPAVQGFMQMLGVFMDTLIICTATASIIILSGVVDPNVEQEGIQLTQLALSQYVGDLGVVFVAIAIFFFSFTSIIANYSYGESNLEFISGAKNAKVMIMIFRFLVLGMVFIGSVASLPAIWNFADLSMGLMALVNLVAILLLSPVALRILRDYERQVKEGKTGDQIKFDPDNFVKLRDEANRDAWTD; from the coding sequence ATGAACGAAGGGATAGTAGGTTGGTTTAATAACATCGTAAATTATGGTGTCGGTATTATCTGGGGTAACAATGACTGGCTGATTGCTAGTAACCCTTGGTATGGACTACTGATGTTCTTACTAATTGGTGCGGGTCTCTACTTCACCGTCGTGACACGTTTTATTCAGTTCCGTCATTTTGGTCATATGTGGAAGTTACTACGCGTGTCCAACCAAGGACGCAAAGATGGTGGTATTAGCTCGTTTGAAGCATTGATGACGTCGCTGGCCGCGCGTGTTGGTACTGGTAACTTGGCAGGTGTGGCAATCGCAATCTATCTAGGTGGACCAGGTGCTGTATTCTGGATGTGGATGACGGCACTGGTCGGTATGTCGACCAGCTTTATCGAGTCAACCTTAGCACAGGCGTACAAAGTACCGCACAACGATAATGTGTACCGCGGGGGCCCTGCTTATTACATTGAAAAAGGCCTAGGCAGACGCTGGCTTGCCGTGTTTTTCTCATTATGTTTGTTAGTGGCCTTTGGTTTGGCATTCAATGGCGTACAGTCAAACACCATCGCTCAAGCGACCAATGAAGCCTTTGGTGTGCCAACGTGGATGACAGGTTTGGTACTGGTAGTACTGGTAGCGCCAGTAGTATTCGGTGGTTTGCGCTCAGTAGCTCGTATCGCGGGTAAAATCGTACCAGTGATGGCTATCTTGTATATCTTGCTAGCACTATTTATTATCGTGACTAACTTCAGTCAATTCCCAGCAGCGATCGCGTTGATTGTAAAATCAGCATTTGGTTTTGAGCAGGCGGCAGGCGGTGTCATCGGTTATGGTATTGCGCAGGCAATGATTAACGGTATCAAACGCGGCTTGTTCTCTAACGAAGCAGGTATGGGTTCAGCGCCGAATGCTGCAGCAACGGCGAAGAGTCATCCTGATCACCCAGCAGTGCAAGGTTTTATGCAAATGCTTGGCGTATTCATGGATACTCTTATCATTTGTACCGCGACGGCGTCGATTATTATCTTGTCTGGCGTAGTCGACCCTAATGTCGAGCAAGAAGGTATTCAGTTAACTCAGCTAGCCTTATCACAGTATGTGGGTGACCTAGGTGTGGTGTTCGTGGCGATTGCGATTTTTTTCTTCTCATTTACGTCTATCATCGCCAACTACAGCTACGGTGAGTCAAACCTTGAGTTTATCTCTGGTGCCAAAAACGCCAAAGTGATGATCATGATTTTCCGCTTTCTAGTGTTGGGTATGGTATTTATCGGCTCGGTTGCCAGTTTACCTGCTATATGGAACTTCGCTGACTTGTCTATGGGTCTGATGGCCTTGGTCAACTTAGTGGCCATCTTGCTGTTGTCTCCTGTAGCGCTAAGAATACTACGTGACTATGAGCGTCAGGTAAAAGAGGGTAAAACAGGCGATCAGATTAAGTTTGATCCTGATAACTTTGTGAAACTCAGAGATGAAGCTAACCGTGATGCTTGGACAGATTAA
- a CDS encoding DUF4212 domain-containing protein — protein MENHNDPSGYWRANIRLILGSLVVWALCSYGFGILFRPLLAGIKIGGTDLGFWFAQQGSIGIFIILIFFYAWRMNKLDKQYGVDEE, from the coding sequence ATGGAAAACCACAACGATCCATCTGGATATTGGCGCGCCAATATTCGTCTCATTCTCGGCAGCTTGGTTGTTTGGGCGCTATGCTCATATGGCTTTGGTATCTTGTTTCGTCCATTGTTAGCTGGTATCAAAATCGGTGGTACTGATCTGGGCTTTTGGTTTGCTCAGCAAGGATCCATTGGTATATTTATCATCCTAATTTTCTTTTACGCTTGGCGTATGAATAAGTTAGATAAACAATATGGCGTAGACGAGGAATAG
- a CDS encoding sodium:solute symporter family protein — MSQFVINLIFVGLSFALYFGIAIWARAGSTSEFYVAGGGVHPVVNGMATAADWMSAASFISMAGLIAASGYGASTYLMGWTGGYVLLAMLLAPYLRKFGKFTVPDFIGDRFYSKTAAMIAVVCLITASTTYVIGQMTGAGVAFSRFLEVESSTGLIIAAIVVFFYAVLGGMKGITYTQVAQYVVLMIAYTIPAVFISLELTGNPIPGLGLFSNHVESGVPILTKLNQVVTDLGFASYTADVPNKLNMVLFTLTLMIGTAGLPHVIIRFFTVPKVADARWTAGWTLVFISLLYFTAPAVGAMARLNLIDTVYPQGVAEAPLEYDQRPDWMMTWEETGLIKYNDLNNDGRIQLYSDSGLGAAQIALNTAQTDGGDVAAATAAVETARIAHDAELDGRFANAGWAGNELDVNADILVLANPEIAQLPPWVIGLIAAGGLAAALSTAAGLLLAISSAISHDLIKRNLNPNITDKQELKYARITMGVAIVVATYLGMNPPGFAAQVVALAFGIAASSLFPVLMMGIFSKRINNLGAIAGMLTGLIVVLIYIFMFKGWFFISGTANFPDTEEYWLFGISPLSFGAVGALLNFIVAFAVSYATAPPPAHIQELVESVRSPRGAGGAVDH, encoded by the coding sequence ATGAGTCAATTTGTAATTAATCTTATTTTTGTGGGTCTATCCTTCGCTCTCTATTTCGGTATCGCGATTTGGGCTCGTGCTGGTTCAACCAGTGAATTTTATGTTGCTGGTGGTGGTGTCCATCCAGTCGTTAACGGTATGGCAACAGCTGCTGACTGGATGAGTGCGGCGTCATTTATCTCAATGGCAGGTCTTATTGCTGCTAGTGGTTATGGCGCTTCTACCTATTTGATGGGTTGGACTGGCGGTTATGTTCTGCTAGCGATGCTTTTAGCGCCTTATTTACGTAAGTTCGGTAAGTTCACGGTTCCTGATTTTATCGGCGATCGTTTTTACTCAAAAACGGCTGCTATGATTGCTGTGGTCTGTTTGATTACCGCATCGACCACTTACGTTATCGGTCAGATGACCGGTGCTGGTGTTGCATTCTCGCGCTTCTTAGAAGTTGAGAGCAGTACTGGTCTTATCATTGCGGCTATTGTTGTCTTCTTCTATGCCGTACTTGGTGGTATGAAAGGGATTACCTATACGCAGGTTGCACAGTATGTGGTTCTGATGATTGCCTATACTATTCCTGCTGTCTTTATTTCACTTGAGTTGACAGGTAACCCGATTCCAGGCCTTGGTTTGTTCTCAAACCATGTCGAATCAGGTGTCCCTATTTTGACTAAGCTTAACCAAGTTGTGACTGACTTAGGATTTGCCTCTTATACGGCTGATGTTCCTAACAAGCTAAACATGGTGCTATTTACCTTGACGCTAATGATCGGTACAGCAGGTCTACCACACGTTATCATTCGTTTTTTCACTGTACCTAAGGTTGCCGATGCACGTTGGACAGCAGGTTGGACACTGGTATTTATCTCGCTACTATACTTTACTGCTCCAGCAGTAGGTGCTATGGCTCGTCTAAACCTAATTGACACCGTTTACCCACAAGGGGTTGCAGAAGCGCCTCTAGAATATGATCAACGTCCAGACTGGATGATGACATGGGAAGAAACAGGTCTTATCAAGTATAACGATCTAAACAATGATGGTCGTATTCAGTTGTACAGTGATAGTGGGTTAGGTGCTGCTCAGATCGCCCTTAATACTGCTCAAACTGACGGTGGCGATGTTGCTGCAGCAACTGCAGCGGTAGAAACCGCTCGTATTGCACATGATGCAGAGCTTGATGGTCGTTTTGCTAACGCTGGATGGGCAGGTAACGAGCTTGATGTTAACGCTGATATCTTAGTTCTAGCGAATCCAGAAATTGCACAGCTTCCACCATGGGTTATTGGTCTGATTGCTGCAGGTGGTTTGGCAGCAGCACTATCAACCGCTGCAGGCCTACTGCTCGCAATTTCATCAGCCATCAGTCATGACTTGATCAAACGTAACTTAAACCCAAATATCACTGATAAACAAGAGCTAAAATATGCTCGTATCACTATGGGTGTGGCGATTGTAGTAGCAACTTACTTAGGTATGAATCCGCCAGGGTTTGCCGCACAGGTCGTAGCACTGGCCTTCGGTATTGCTGCCTCTTCATTGTTCCCTGTGTTAATGATGGGTATTTTCTCTAAACGCATCAACAATCTTGGCGCTATCGCCGGTATGTTGACTGGTTTAATAGTCGTTCTTATCTATATCTTTATGTTCAAAGGTTGGTTCTTCATCAGTGGTACAGCGAACTTCCCTGATACTGAAGAGTACTGGTTATTTGGTATCTCACCACTATCATTTGGTGCAGTTGGTGCATTGCTTAACTTCATCGTAGCATTCGCTGTATCTTATGCTACTGCGCCACCACCAGCACATATTCAAGAGCTGGTTGAGAGCGTACGTTCTCCACGTGGCGCAGGCGGTGCGGTCGACCACTAA
- a CDS encoding rhomboid family intramembrane serine protease: MNWQQLLNLIVVRIKQVIGLYAFVLIPMWGMFFLNEVALFGLWNIFGIVPRALDVGSMIGVFASWTMHGNLSHLTGNTVTLLQILFLFGLFEKNAYRTVIKLVVASGLVTWVIGSPSSIHIGASGLCFAMLGYMIGGAIFARRWGYLIACIVMGTGYWLTIKQGLMPQQGISFAAHFGGLCAGLLLGANSKHTYSAASQRY, from the coding sequence ATGAATTGGCAGCAATTGCTTAATTTGATTGTGGTACGGATAAAGCAGGTCATCGGACTATATGCTTTTGTGCTTATACCGATGTGGGGCATGTTTTTTCTAAATGAAGTGGCCTTATTTGGACTGTGGAATATCTTTGGTATCGTACCGCGTGCTTTAGATGTAGGTAGTATGATAGGGGTGTTTGCTTCATGGACCATGCATGGCAATTTGTCGCATTTGACTGGCAATACGGTGACGCTATTACAGATTTTGTTTTTGTTTGGACTGTTTGAGAAGAATGCTTATCGCACGGTAATTAAACTGGTGGTCGCCTCAGGACTGGTCACTTGGGTTATCGGGTCGCCATCTTCTATCCATATTGGCGCATCAGGGCTTTGTTTTGCAATGTTAGGTTATATGATAGGCGGGGCTATATTTGCGCGGCGTTGGGGTTATTTGATTGCTTGTATCGTCATGGGAACTGGTTATTGGCTGACCATTAAGCAAGGATTGATGCCGCAACAAGGCATCTCATTTGCGGCACATTTTGGTGGTTTGTGTGCGGGGCTATTGCTGGGCGCCAATTCAAAGCATACTTATTCAGCAGCTTCTCAACGCTATTAA